In Candidatus Rokuibacteriota bacterium, the following proteins share a genomic window:
- a CDS encoding diaminopimelate decarboxylase, giving the protein MSPTSAGGARPFLTAERAAEVRRCFGTPSYVYDRATLETAAREALAMPAPFGLTVRYAMKANPSRGILALFRDLGLHIDASSDHEVERALRAGFRPDAIQLTSQLPSRRLGEHVARGVRFNACSLHQLAEFGRIAPRHEVSVRMNPGLGTGSTKRTNTGGPASSFGIWHEHLDEVKAIAARHGLGITRLHTHVGSGTDPEVWNRCALMTLDLAAELPDVSAVNLGGGFKVGRMPEEPSVDLAEVGAHVRRELEGFRRRHGRELRLEIEPGTYLVALAGAVVATCVDVVDTGREGYLFAKLDTGMPEIARPSLYGAQHPIDVLATGREPAAVVFVGPCCESGDILTPAPGDPEALAPRWVPRPEIGDLVVVGGAGAYCAAMATINYNSYPQAPEVMLEPDGTLRLLRGRQSLEQIWQNEVD; this is encoded by the coding sequence ATGTCCCCAACGTCCGCGGGCGGCGCGCGCCCGTTCCTCACCGCCGAGCGGGCCGCCGAGGTGCGCCGCTGCTTCGGCACGCCGAGCTACGTCTACGATCGCGCCACCCTCGAGACGGCCGCGCGCGAGGCGCTGGCCATGCCGGCGCCGTTCGGGCTCACCGTCCGCTACGCGATGAAGGCCAATCCCAGCCGCGGCATCCTGGCGCTCTTCCGCGACCTCGGATTGCACATCGACGCCTCCAGCGATCACGAGGTGGAGCGGGCGCTCCGCGCGGGGTTCCGTCCCGACGCCATCCAGCTCACCTCCCAGCTCCCGTCCCGGCGCCTCGGCGAGCACGTGGCCCGCGGCGTCCGGTTCAACGCCTGCTCGCTGCATCAGCTCGCCGAGTTCGGTCGCATCGCCCCCCGCCACGAAGTCTCCGTCCGCATGAACCCGGGGCTCGGGACCGGCTCGACCAAGCGGACCAACACGGGCGGCCCCGCCTCGAGCTTCGGGATCTGGCACGAGCACCTCGACGAGGTGAAGGCGATCGCGGCGCGCCACGGCCTCGGGATCACGCGGCTGCACACCCATGTGGGCTCGGGCACCGACCCCGAGGTGTGGAACCGCTGCGCTCTGATGACCCTCGATCTCGCCGCCGAGCTCCCGGATGTCAGCGCCGTCAATCTCGGCGGGGGATTCAAGGTGGGCCGCATGCCGGAAGAGCCCTCGGTGGACCTGGCGGAGGTCGGCGCCCATGTCCGCCGCGAGCTGGAGGGGTTCCGCCGGCGGCATGGCCGCGAGCTGAGGCTCGAGATCGAGCCCGGCACCTACCTGGTGGCGCTGGCCGGGGCGGTCGTGGCCACCTGCGTGGACGTGGTGGACACGGGGCGCGAGGGCTATCTCTTCGCCAAGCTCGACACCGGCATGCCGGAGATCGCGCGGCCCTCGCTCTACGGCGCCCAGCACCCCATCGACGTGCTCGCCACGGGCCGCGAGCCGGCGGCGGTGGTCTTCGTGGGCCCGTGCTGCGAGTCCGGCGACATCCTCACGCCGGCGCCGGGGGATCCGGAGGCCCTGGCGCCGCGCTGGGTGCCGCGGCCGGAGATCGGCGACCTGGTGGTGGTGGGGGGAGCCGGGGCCTACTGTGCCGCGATGGCGACCATCAACTACAACTCCTATCCGCAGGCGCCGGAGGTGATGCTCGAGCCCGACGGGACGCTGCGCCTGCTCCGCGGCCGGCAGAGCCTGGAGCAGATCTGGCAGAACGAGGTCGACTGA
- the argH gene encoding argininosuccinate lyase — protein sequence MPLVSPGAGKPWAGRFAQGQDPEAEAFTASLAFDRRLWPHDIEGSAAWARALARAGLISEGELTALLDGLAAVRAELAEGRFPFRRELEDIHMNIERRLVELAGPVGGKLHTGRSRNDQIALDERLYLREVIVRVDEGVREVQQALLDRAEEHLGAAMPGYTHLQRAQPVLLSHHLLAYVVMLQRDRDRLRDGRARVNVLPLGAAALAGTAFPIDRETLAQELGFTVASPNSMDAVSDRDFVVEFLSHAAIVGMHLSRLAADLTLWATSEFGFVEFSDAFATGSSIMPQKKNPDVAELIRGKSGRLYGNLVAVLATLKGLPLTYNSDMQEDKEPLFDSVDTLRAVLAVVPPMLRSLTFKVERMREAAGANYSTATDLADYLVRKGLPFREAHEVVGRAVRHGLAQGKELGDLTLEDLRGFSRLIEADVHRALTVEASLAARAVLGGTAPDEVKRALAAARALVEKGWRG from the coding sequence ATCCCTCTCGTGAGCCCCGGAGCCGGCAAGCCCTGGGCGGGGCGCTTCGCCCAGGGGCAGGACCCGGAGGCCGAGGCATTCACCGCCTCCCTGGCCTTCGACCGCCGGCTGTGGCCCCACGACATCGAGGGCAGCGCCGCGTGGGCCCGCGCCCTCGCCCGGGCCGGTCTCATCAGCGAGGGGGAGCTCACCGCGCTGCTCGACGGCCTCGCGGCCGTCCGCGCGGAGCTGGCCGAGGGGCGCTTCCCGTTCCGCCGCGAGCTCGAGGACATCCACATGAACATCGAGCGCCGGCTCGTGGAGCTGGCCGGGCCCGTGGGAGGCAAGCTGCACACGGGCCGCTCGCGCAACGATCAGATCGCGCTGGACGAGCGCCTCTACCTGCGGGAGGTCATCGTCCGGGTGGACGAGGGCGTGCGGGAGGTCCAGCAGGCGCTCCTCGATCGCGCCGAGGAGCATCTCGGCGCGGCCATGCCCGGCTACACGCATCTCCAGCGGGCGCAGCCGGTCCTCCTCTCCCACCACCTGCTGGCCTACGTCGTCATGCTCCAGCGCGACCGCGATCGCCTGCGCGACGGCCGGGCGCGCGTGAACGTGCTGCCGCTGGGCGCGGCGGCGCTGGCGGGGACGGCCTTCCCCATCGACCGGGAGACGCTGGCGCAGGAGCTGGGCTTCACCGTGGCGAGCCCCAACAGCATGGACGCCGTGAGCGACCGCGACTTCGTCGTCGAGTTCCTCTCCCACGCCGCCATCGTCGGCATGCACCTCTCGCGGCTGGCGGCGGACCTCACGCTCTGGGCCACCAGCGAGTTCGGCTTCGTGGAGTTCTCCGACGCCTTCGCGACGGGCTCGTCCATCATGCCGCAGAAGAAGAACCCGGATGTGGCCGAGCTGATCCGCGGCAAGTCGGGGCGGCTGTACGGCAACCTCGTGGCGGTACTCGCGACGCTCAAGGGCCTCCCGCTCACCTACAACTCCGACATGCAGGAGGACAAGGAGCCGCTCTTCGACAGCGTGGACACGCTGCGCGCCGTCCTGGCCGTGGTGCCGCCGATGCTCCGCTCCCTCACCTTCAAGGTCGAGCGCATGCGCGAGGCCGCCGGGGCCAACTACTCGACCGCCACCGACCTGGCGGACTACCTCGTGCGCAAGGGGCTGCCCTTCCGGGAGGCGCACGAGGTCGTGGGCCGCGCCGTGCGCCACGGCCTGGCGCAGGGCAAGGAGCTGGGGGACCTCACGCTGGAGGATCTCAGGGGGTTCTCACGGCTGATCGAGGCCGACGTGCACCGCGCCCTCACCGTGGAGGCCTCGCTCGCTGCGCGGGCGGTGCTCGGCGGGACGGCCCCCGACGAGGTGAAGCGCGCCCTGGCCGCCGCCCGGGCGCTCGTGGAGAAGGGCTGGCGCGGGTGA
- a CDS encoding 1-acyl-sn-glycerol-3-phosphate acyltransferase, with product MTSAEDRSAVSILPRPAALPAPCRDGEGFPLLYRLLRTGCAPVLRVWFDLAVEGTEHLPPSGPFILAANHHNYLDGVVLGVALPKPIAFLVMPRVYRASPLHPAFHRHIRSIPINLQRPDPGAIKRALRVLEDGGVLGIFPEGPFSRQGRLMPGQPGVATIALRSGAPVVPAAIRGTFEALAGQRFYLPRRHPLSVSFGPPVHATLPRHRRATRDDREEFTRRVMAQIAALLDRGPEPMREARAWR from the coding sequence ATGACATCAGCGGAGGACCGGAGCGCGGTGTCCATCCTGCCGCGGCCGGCGGCTCTGCCCGCGCCGTGCCGCGATGGCGAGGGTTTCCCGCTCCTCTACCGGCTCCTGCGGACGGGGTGCGCCCCGGTGCTGCGCGTCTGGTTCGACCTGGCGGTGGAGGGCACCGAGCACCTCCCCCCCTCGGGACCCTTCATCCTGGCGGCCAACCACCACAACTACCTGGATGGCGTCGTGCTGGGCGTGGCGCTGCCGAAGCCCATCGCGTTCCTCGTCATGCCGCGCGTGTACCGCGCGAGCCCGCTTCATCCGGCCTTCCATCGTCACATCCGGTCCATCCCCATCAACCTCCAGCGTCCCGACCCCGGGGCCATCAAGCGCGCGCTCAGGGTGCTGGAGGACGGCGGCGTCCTGGGCATCTTCCCCGAGGGGCCGTTCAGTCGCCAGGGCCGCCTCATGCCCGGCCAGCCGGGCGTGGCCACCATCGCGCTCCGGTCGGGGGCACCCGTGGTTCCTGCCGCCATCCGGGGCACGTTCGAGGCCCTCGCCGGTCAGCGCTTCTACCTGCCCCGGCGGCACCCGCTGTCGGTGTCCTTCGGGCCGCCGGTGCACGCAACCCTCCCGCGGCATCGGCGCGCGACGCGCGACGATCGCGAGGAGTTCACCCGGCGCGTCATGGCTCAGATCGCCGCGCTCCTGGACCGTGGCCCCGAGCCCATGCGCGAGGCCCGCGCTTGGCGCTGA
- the mltG gene encoding endolytic transglycosylase MltG codes for MMGRAWFSASRGDAPQRPGRTRRAALGSAAAALLLFLGLQAWWVSTAAPGLAHGSQVVEIPAQTGLLSMARRLGEARVIRSPLGFTLLSVIRGSARALKAGEYEFPQGATTLDVLALLEAGRIRQRTVLLREGATLEDLARLLEAERLAPARDVLRAAHDRVVLRRLDIDADSAEGYLFPDTYQFVKGVTVEELLARMVARMRERMTPELREQARARELGVHQLLTLASIIEKEAVERSEMPLISAVFWNRLKRDMPLQADPTVQYAIGKNGRALSREDLQVDSPFNTYRRVGLPPGPIASPGRAAMEAAVNPARVDYLYFVSMDDRRHHFSSSLEDHNSAVARYRLARPR; via the coding sequence ATGATGGGGCGAGCGTGGTTCTCCGCGAGCCGTGGCGACGCCCCCCAGCGCCCCGGCCGCACCCGGCGGGCGGCGCTCGGGAGCGCCGCGGCGGCGCTGCTGCTCTTCCTCGGCCTCCAGGCGTGGTGGGTCTCCACCGCCGCCCCGGGGCTCGCCCACGGGAGCCAGGTGGTTGAGATCCCGGCCCAGACGGGACTCCTGTCCATGGCCCGGCGGCTCGGCGAGGCCCGCGTGATCCGGAGTCCCCTCGGTTTCACGCTGCTCTCCGTCATCCGGGGCAGCGCCCGCGCCCTCAAGGCGGGCGAGTACGAGTTCCCCCAGGGCGCGACCACGCTGGACGTGCTGGCGCTCCTCGAGGCCGGGCGGATCCGCCAGCGCACCGTCCTCCTCCGCGAGGGAGCGACCCTGGAGGATCTGGCGCGCCTCCTCGAGGCGGAGCGGCTCGCCCCGGCCCGGGACGTGCTCCGGGCGGCCCACGACCGTGTCGTCCTCCGACGGCTCGACATCGACGCCGACAGCGCGGAGGGCTACCTCTTCCCCGACACCTACCAGTTCGTGAAGGGCGTGACGGTGGAGGAGCTGCTGGCGCGGATGGTGGCGCGGATGCGGGAGCGGATGACGCCGGAGCTGCGCGAGCAGGCGCGGGCGCGTGAGCTCGGCGTCCACCAGCTGCTGACGCTGGCCTCCATCATCGAGAAGGAGGCCGTGGAGCGGAGTGAGATGCCGCTCATCTCGGCCGTGTTCTGGAACCGGCTCAAGCGCGACATGCCGCTGCAGGCCGACCCGACCGTGCAGTACGCCATCGGCAAGAACGGCCGCGCGCTGTCGCGGGAGGACCTGCAGGTGGACTCGCCGTTCAACACGTACCGGCGTGTGGGCCTGCCGCCGGGGCCCATCGCCAGCCCCGGGCGCGCGGCCATGGAGGCCGCGGTCAATCCCGCGCGGGTGGACTATCTCTACTTCGTCTCGATGGATGATCGGCGCCACCACTTCTCGAGCAGCCTCGAAGACCACAACAGCGCCGTGGCGAGGTACCGCCTGGCGAGACCGCGCTGA